A part of Paenarthrobacter sp. A20 genomic DNA contains:
- a CDS encoding MFS transporter: protein MSPASPQDILPGTAPLAPENSMKSKDMRRILASSFIGSAIEYYDFMLYATAASLVFNKVFFANLGPGFALFASFVTLAVGYIARPLGGLIFGHFGDRMGRKKMLVLSMLIMGFGTTMIGLLPTTAQIGIAAPIALVVLRLVQGVAVGGEWGGAALMAIEHAPKKHRGFAAAFANAGGPAGAILGTLALSLFAALSGDDFLAWGWRVPFLLSAALIAVGMVIRLKVSETPAFQKLEAEGSKRRVPLLDVLKNNRRAVVLGLLATTAFYVCQSMTTVWGVSVAVENGADKNGVLNIKAFAALLTLIICFYSARLSDRIGRRRVLIGASLLGAVLAYPILLLINNGDLWAFALAIVLGNGLVQGFLYGPIAAYVAEQFPTRNRYTGASLAYQGASMIGAGFTPMIVAGLSLAAGGGLWLIAVFWIAAMLAAVVAVKLTPEGTQRELD, encoded by the coding sequence ATGAGCCCAGCATCACCGCAGGACATCCTGCCAGGAACGGCGCCCCTCGCACCTGAGAATTCCATGAAGTCCAAGGACATGCGCCGCATCCTTGCCTCCAGCTTCATCGGCAGTGCGATCGAGTACTACGACTTCATGCTCTACGCCACAGCCGCCAGTTTGGTGTTCAACAAGGTCTTCTTCGCCAATCTCGGCCCCGGCTTCGCGCTCTTCGCGTCCTTTGTCACGCTCGCCGTCGGTTACATTGCCCGACCCCTTGGCGGCCTGATCTTCGGCCACTTCGGAGACCGGATGGGCCGCAAGAAGATGCTTGTCCTCTCCATGCTCATCATGGGTTTTGGGACCACGATGATCGGACTGCTGCCAACCACGGCCCAGATCGGCATTGCCGCGCCCATCGCGTTGGTGGTGCTCAGGCTGGTCCAGGGCGTCGCTGTGGGCGGCGAGTGGGGTGGCGCTGCCCTCATGGCCATAGAGCACGCGCCCAAGAAGCACCGCGGATTCGCGGCAGCTTTCGCCAACGCCGGAGGCCCGGCTGGAGCCATCCTGGGCACGCTCGCGCTGTCCCTGTTCGCAGCACTCTCCGGCGACGACTTCCTGGCGTGGGGTTGGCGCGTACCGTTCCTGCTCAGCGCCGCGCTGATCGCCGTCGGTATGGTCATCCGCCTCAAAGTCTCCGAGACTCCTGCCTTCCAGAAACTGGAAGCGGAAGGATCCAAACGGCGGGTCCCCCTGCTCGACGTCCTCAAGAACAACCGCCGCGCCGTGGTGCTCGGGTTGCTGGCAACCACAGCGTTCTATGTGTGCCAGTCGATGACCACCGTGTGGGGTGTCTCGGTGGCCGTTGAGAACGGTGCTGACAAGAACGGTGTCCTGAACATCAAGGCTTTCGCGGCACTTCTCACGCTGATCATCTGCTTCTACTCGGCACGCCTCAGCGATAGGATCGGCCGACGCCGCGTCCTTATTGGCGCATCCTTGCTGGGCGCTGTCCTTGCCTACCCCATCCTGCTGCTCATCAACAACGGCGACCTGTGGGCATTTGCCCTGGCCATCGTGTTGGGCAATGGCCTCGTGCAAGGCTTCCTCTACGGGCCCATTGCCGCCTACGTGGCCGAACAGTTCCCCACCCGCAACCGCTACACCGGCGCGTCCCTGGCCTATCAAGGTGCCTCGATGATCGGTGCCGGCTTCACTCCCATGATCGTCGCCGGCCTCAGCCTCGCAGCCGGCGGTGGCCTGTGGCTCATCGCGGTGTTCTGGATCGCCGCGATGCTTGCCGCGGTTGTCGCTGTGAAACTCACTCCTGAGGGCACCCAGCGCGAACTCGACTGA
- a CDS encoding thiamine pyrophosphate-binding protein, with product MIDFDPGTAAPTKGTNQRNGGDLVVETLEALGAKTVFGIPGQHALGLFDAMGRGNLHFVSSRVENNSAFAADGYSRATGEVGVLFLSTGPGALTSLAGLQEAYATGVPMVVVASQIPLDGLGARRKGMLHQLDDQKASAANVTKSQRLIQHASGIPSAIQDAWTEAISSPQGPVWIEIPQNVLLDPIMVPPVEDALAEAFDNPPRVELIREAVKWLSTAERPAIIAGGGTRRGRAEKSLLSIAEQLRAPVICTPGGNGAFPWTHELSLQSWIEDRYMTDVLEDADVLIVIGSSLGEVTSNYFTFEPRGRIIQIDAEPRVLESNRPGLGIRADAGQALAALDEALAEAGAADATQRSWHGTSPEEVVKESLAKVTARLESQDLAKELKFMSDIREAVPADMQTFWDMTISAYWGWSCWDARQGQFHSAQGAGGLGYGFPAAIGGAVGLETTGKPSRVLAVSGDGSSMYSISELATAKQHNVPVTWLIVDDGGYGILREYMVGAFGQATATELARPDFVKLAESFGVPARRVAPEEVGDALKESFEADGPNVVVVETLLKMFGPTHLD from the coding sequence ATGATCGACTTCGATCCCGGTACAGCAGCCCCGACAAAGGGGACCAACCAGCGCAACGGCGGGGACCTCGTCGTCGAGACCCTCGAAGCGTTGGGCGCAAAGACCGTTTTTGGTATCCCGGGGCAGCACGCGTTGGGTCTTTTTGACGCCATGGGCCGCGGCAACCTGCACTTTGTTTCCTCCCGGGTGGAGAACAACTCGGCGTTTGCCGCTGACGGCTATTCCCGCGCCACCGGTGAGGTGGGTGTGCTGTTCCTGTCCACCGGGCCCGGCGCGCTGACCTCCCTTGCAGGGCTGCAGGAGGCTTACGCCACGGGTGTTCCCATGGTGGTTGTTGCCAGCCAGATCCCGCTTGACGGCCTGGGCGCACGCCGCAAGGGCATGCTGCACCAGCTTGATGACCAGAAGGCCTCGGCCGCGAACGTCACCAAGAGCCAGCGCCTGATCCAGCACGCTTCCGGGATCCCGTCGGCCATCCAGGATGCCTGGACCGAAGCGATCTCCTCGCCGCAGGGGCCGGTCTGGATCGAAATCCCGCAGAACGTCCTGTTGGATCCCATCATGGTTCCCCCGGTGGAAGACGCGCTCGCCGAGGCCTTCGATAACCCGCCGCGCGTGGAGTTGATCCGCGAAGCCGTCAAATGGCTTTCGACGGCGGAACGTCCGGCGATCATCGCAGGCGGCGGTACGCGTCGTGGCCGGGCCGAGAAGTCGCTGCTCTCCATCGCCGAACAGCTCCGTGCCCCGGTGATCTGCACTCCCGGCGGTAACGGTGCGTTCCCATGGACCCACGAGCTGTCACTGCAGTCGTGGATCGAGGACCGGTACATGACTGACGTCCTCGAAGACGCCGACGTGTTGATCGTCATTGGCTCCTCGCTGGGTGAAGTGACCTCCAACTACTTCACCTTTGAACCCCGCGGCCGCATCATCCAGATCGACGCCGAACCCCGCGTCCTGGAATCCAACCGGCCCGGGCTTGGCATCCGCGCCGACGCAGGCCAGGCCCTCGCAGCGCTGGACGAAGCCCTCGCTGAGGCGGGTGCAGCGGATGCGACACAGCGTTCCTGGCATGGCACCAGCCCGGAAGAGGTGGTCAAGGAGTCCTTGGCCAAGGTCACCGCACGCCTGGAATCGCAGGACCTGGCCAAGGAACTGAAGTTCATGTCGGACATCCGCGAGGCTGTGCCGGCTGATATGCAGACGTTCTGGGACATGACCATCTCCGCTTACTGGGGTTGGAGCTGCTGGGATGCCCGGCAGGGCCAGTTCCACTCCGCCCAAGGAGCCGGCGGCCTGGGCTACGGCTTCCCCGCAGCAATCGGCGGTGCCGTGGGGCTGGAAACCACGGGCAAACCGAGCCGGGTGCTGGCTGTGTCCGGTGACGGTTCCTCCATGTACTCCATCTCCGAACTCGCCACCGCCAAGCAGCACAACGTCCCGGTCACCTGGCTGATCGTGGACGACGGCGGCTATGGCATCCTGCGCGAATACATGGTGGGCGCCTTCGGCCAGGCCACGGCCACCGAACTCGCCCGCCCGGACTTCGTCAAGCTTGCCGAGTCCTTCGGCGTCCCGGCCCGCCGGGTTGCCCCCGAGGAAGTCGGGGACGCGCTCAAGGAGTCGTTCGAAGCGGACGGACCCAACGTCGTCGTGGTTGAAACGCTGCTGAAGATGTTCGGCCCCACGCATTTGGATTAA
- a CDS encoding amino acid transporter has product MTTLTRPPADPANRPKNSFKLKAWLLEGMPETSGKRQGPHGRPTDSHKPQAWWKVMCLTGLDYFSTLGYQPAIAALAAGLLSPLATLLLVFATLAGALPVYRRVAKESPRGEGSIAMLERLLPRWGGKLFVLALLGFAATDFMITITLSAADATAHLIENPFAPHFLEGQQVVITLALIAGLGVVFLRGFKEAINVAVVLVAAFLALNLVVIAVSMAHLFTESGVITDWWTALTTSHGDPIMMIALALLVFPRLALGLSGFETGVAVMPQIKGHATDTEAKPTGRIKGAHKLLTTAAIIMSSFLITSSFTTVMLIPAAEFQDGGKAEGRALAYLAHKFLGDGFGTVYDVSTIAILWFAGASAMAGLLNLVPRYLPRYGMAPAWARALRPLVLVFTVIAFLVTIIFKADVNAQGGAYATGVLVLITSASIAVTLSARRKKQRAQVIGFGLISLVFVYTTVVNSIERPDGLKIAALFILGIMVVSFISRMRRAFELRATHIKMDEKALEFTANAAEGPVRIIAHEPKHLSASRYREKLQHAQQANHLPVDCDAVFIEVIVDDSSDFEQELQVVGRQRHGFKILEVHSNNVPNTVAAVLLHIRDVTGFMPHIYFRWTEGNPISNLSKFLFFGEGEIAPVTREVLREAEPDITRRPWVHVG; this is encoded by the coding sequence GTGACCACCCTGACGAGGCCTCCGGCCGACCCGGCCAACCGGCCAAAGAATTCCTTCAAGCTCAAAGCATGGCTTTTGGAAGGAATGCCGGAAACCTCAGGAAAGCGGCAAGGCCCACACGGCCGCCCCACGGACTCGCATAAGCCCCAAGCCTGGTGGAAAGTCATGTGCCTCACCGGCCTGGACTACTTCTCCACCCTTGGGTACCAGCCGGCCATCGCCGCACTGGCCGCCGGCCTGCTGTCCCCGCTGGCCACCTTGCTCCTGGTGTTCGCAACCCTTGCCGGCGCACTGCCCGTGTATCGCCGTGTTGCGAAGGAAAGCCCGCGCGGCGAGGGCTCCATTGCCATGCTGGAACGCCTACTGCCCCGATGGGGAGGCAAGCTCTTCGTCCTGGCCCTCCTCGGCTTCGCCGCCACGGACTTCATGATCACCATTACCCTTTCCGCCGCGGACGCCACAGCCCACCTCATCGAGAACCCCTTCGCTCCGCACTTCCTCGAAGGCCAGCAAGTGGTTATCACGTTGGCCTTGATAGCGGGCCTCGGCGTCGTCTTCCTCCGCGGCTTCAAGGAAGCCATCAACGTGGCAGTAGTCCTCGTGGCGGCATTCCTGGCGCTGAACCTGGTGGTGATTGCCGTATCCATGGCCCACCTCTTCACAGAGTCCGGCGTCATCACCGATTGGTGGACCGCCCTCACCACCTCCCATGGCGACCCGATCATGATGATCGCCCTGGCACTCCTGGTGTTCCCCCGCCTGGCACTGGGCCTCTCCGGATTCGAAACCGGCGTGGCTGTCATGCCCCAGATCAAGGGCCACGCTACAGACACCGAAGCCAAGCCCACAGGCCGGATCAAGGGCGCCCACAAGCTGCTCACCACAGCAGCCATCATCATGAGCTCATTCCTCATCACGTCCAGCTTCACCACCGTCATGCTGATCCCCGCCGCCGAATTCCAAGACGGCGGCAAGGCCGAGGGCCGCGCACTCGCCTACCTCGCCCACAAATTCCTCGGCGACGGCTTCGGAACTGTCTATGACGTCAGCACCATCGCCATCCTCTGGTTCGCCGGCGCTTCCGCCATGGCGGGACTGCTCAACCTGGTCCCGAGGTACCTGCCCCGCTACGGCATGGCGCCGGCGTGGGCCCGCGCCCTTCGTCCGCTGGTGCTGGTATTCACAGTCATCGCCTTCCTTGTCACCATCATCTTCAAGGCGGACGTCAACGCCCAGGGTGGCGCCTACGCCACAGGCGTGCTGGTCCTCATCACCTCGGCCTCCATAGCCGTGACCCTGTCCGCACGGCGAAAGAAGCAACGGGCCCAGGTCATCGGCTTCGGGCTGATCTCCCTCGTGTTCGTCTACACCACCGTGGTCAACTCGATCGAACGCCCCGACGGCTTGAAGATTGCGGCGCTCTTCATCCTGGGCATCATGGTCGTCAGCTTCATTTCCCGCATGAGGCGCGCCTTCGAACTCCGGGCCACCCACATCAAGATGGATGAGAAGGCCCTCGAATTCACGGCGAACGCTGCCGAAGGACCAGTGCGCATCATCGCCCACGAGCCCAAGCACCTCAGCGCAAGCCGCTACCGGGAGAAGCTCCAGCACGCCCAGCAGGCCAACCACCTGCCCGTTGACTGCGACGCCGTGTTCATCGAAGTCATCGTGGACGACAGCTCGGACTTCGAGCAGGAACTCCAGGTCGTAGGCAGGCAGAGGCACGGGTTCAAGATCCTGGAAGTGCACAGCAACAACGTGCCCAACACCGTAGCCGCAGTCCTGCTGCACATCCGCGACGTCACCGGGTTCATGCCGCACATCTACTTCCGCTGGACCGAGGGCAACCCGATCTCCAACCTCAGCAAGTTCCTGTTCTTCGGCGAAGGCGAGATCGCGCCTGTCACCCGTGAAGTGCTGAGGGAAGCCGAGCCGGACATCACCCGCCGGCCGTGGGTGCACGTCGGCTAG
- the speB gene encoding agmatinase, which translates to MEELRIEANGNLGPIDSSRIPRYAGAATYARLPRLDQVAKADVTVVGVPFDSGVSYRPGARFGANHVREASRLLRPYNPAWDVSPFENIQVADAGDMAVNPFNINEAIETIQQNALDLTAGGSKLVTLGGDHTIALPLLRAAAERAGEPIAMLHFDAHLDTWDTYFGAEYTHGTPFRRAVEEGILDTEAISHVGTRGPLYGKKDLDDDHRFGFGIVTSADVYYQGVLETVAKIRDRIGNRPLYISVDIDVLDPAHAPGTGTPEAGGITSRELLEIIRGFRGMNLVGADIVEVAPAYDHAEITGVAGSHVAYELVTLMADNAVEGDRLGAPNGYAQQALGARIAELAKATGDQR; encoded by the coding sequence TTGGAAGAGCTCCGTATTGAAGCCAACGGGAACCTCGGCCCCATCGATTCGTCCCGCATCCCGCGCTACGCCGGTGCCGCCACCTACGCCCGACTGCCTCGCCTGGACCAGGTCGCCAAGGCCGACGTCACCGTAGTTGGCGTCCCCTTCGACTCCGGCGTTTCCTACCGTCCCGGCGCCCGCTTTGGCGCCAACCACGTGCGTGAGGCCAGCCGTCTGCTGCGCCCGTACAACCCGGCTTGGGACGTCAGCCCGTTCGAGAACATCCAGGTTGCCGACGCAGGCGACATGGCCGTGAACCCGTTCAACATCAACGAGGCCATCGAGACCATCCAGCAGAATGCCCTGGACCTCACGGCCGGCGGCAGCAAGCTGGTCACCCTCGGTGGCGACCACACCATTGCCCTCCCGCTCCTGAGGGCAGCAGCAGAACGCGCCGGCGAACCCATTGCCATGCTCCACTTCGATGCGCACCTGGATACCTGGGACACCTACTTCGGCGCCGAGTACACGCACGGTACGCCGTTCCGCCGCGCAGTGGAGGAAGGCATCCTGGACACGGAAGCCATCAGCCATGTCGGCACCCGCGGTCCGTTGTACGGCAAGAAGGACCTCGACGACGACCACCGCTTCGGCTTCGGAATCGTCACCTCCGCTGACGTCTACTACCAGGGCGTCCTGGAGACGGTAGCCAAGATCCGTGACCGCATTGGCAACCGACCGCTGTACATCTCCGTTGACATCGATGTCCTGGATCCGGCGCACGCGCCCGGAACCGGAACCCCCGAAGCCGGCGGCATCACCAGCCGCGAACTCCTGGAAATCATCCGTGGCTTCCGCGGCATGAACCTCGTGGGCGCGGACATCGTGGAAGTCGCTCCGGCGTATGACCACGCAGAAATCACCGGTGTTGCCGGCAGCCATGTAGCTTATGAGCTCGTGACCCTCATGGCAGACAACGCCGTGGAAGGCGACCGTCTCGGCGCTCCGAACGGCTACGCACAGCAGGCGCTCGGCGCCCGCATTGCCGAGCTCGCCAAGGCAACCGGAGACCAGCGATGA
- a CDS encoding sodium:solute symporter, producing the protein MESSAINIAIVVVYLLAMLAFGWWGKSRTKNNSDFLVAGRRLGPFLYTGTMAAVVLGGASTVGGVGLGYKFGISGMWLVVAIGSGVLLLSLLFAGTIQRLKIYTVSQMLSLRYGSKATQTSGIVMLAYTLMLCATSTGAYATIFVVLFDWERWLAIAVGGAIVLVYSTIGGMWSITLADQVQFIIKTVGIFFLMLPFVMNAAGGMDGIRERLDASFFQIDGIGVQTIITYFVVYTLGLLIGQDIWQRVFTAKTPTVARWGGATAGVYCILYGIAGALIGLAARVALPDIDVANLGKDVVYAEVATHILPVGIGGLVMAAAVAAMMSTASGALIAAATVARADVVPFVASWFGKTINTDDTENPEHDVKANRYWVLGLGIVAVLISMAAQDVVVALTIAYDILVGGLLVAILGGLVWKRGTGIAAAWSMAVGSVLTLVLLIFFAVGVIPSADGVYANEPIYFGLAASFIAYVVISLLTPPTDPAVREAWDKRVAGAVSEELPPEAHPVSSHK; encoded by the coding sequence ATGGAATCTTCGGCTATTAACATCGCAATCGTGGTGGTGTACCTGCTCGCCATGCTGGCATTCGGCTGGTGGGGCAAGTCCCGCACCAAGAACAACAGCGACTTCCTGGTGGCCGGCCGCCGCCTGGGCCCCTTCCTTTACACCGGCACCATGGCCGCAGTGGTCCTCGGTGGCGCATCCACCGTGGGCGGCGTCGGCCTCGGCTACAAGTTCGGCATCTCCGGCATGTGGCTGGTTGTGGCAATCGGCTCGGGCGTGCTGCTGCTCAGCCTCCTGTTCGCAGGCACCATCCAGCGCCTGAAGATCTACACGGTCTCCCAGATGCTGAGCCTTCGCTACGGCAGCAAGGCCACGCAGACCTCCGGAATCGTGATGCTGGCGTACACGCTGATGCTGTGTGCCACGTCCACCGGCGCTTACGCCACCATCTTCGTGGTCCTCTTCGATTGGGAACGCTGGCTGGCCATCGCAGTTGGCGGCGCGATCGTGCTCGTCTACTCGACCATCGGCGGTATGTGGTCCATCACCCTGGCCGACCAGGTCCAGTTCATCATCAAGACCGTAGGCATCTTCTTCCTGATGCTCCCGTTCGTCATGAACGCAGCCGGCGGCATGGACGGCATCCGTGAGCGCCTCGACGCAAGCTTCTTCCAGATCGACGGCATTGGTGTCCAGACGATCATCACCTACTTCGTGGTGTACACGCTCGGCCTCCTGATCGGCCAGGACATCTGGCAGCGCGTCTTCACCGCCAAGACCCCCACCGTCGCACGCTGGGGCGGCGCCACCGCAGGTGTCTACTGCATCCTTTACGGCATCGCCGGGGCCCTGATCGGCCTGGCTGCCCGCGTAGCGCTCCCGGACATCGACGTCGCCAACCTCGGCAAGGACGTGGTTTACGCAGAGGTAGCAACGCACATCCTGCCTGTCGGCATCGGCGGCCTGGTCATGGCCGCAGCTGTTGCAGCAATGATGTCCACCGCATCCGGAGCCCTGATTGCCGCGGCAACGGTGGCACGTGCAGACGTCGTCCCGTTCGTGGCCAGCTGGTTCGGCAAGACCATCAACACTGATGACACGGAGAACCCCGAGCACGACGTCAAGGCCAACCGCTACTGGGTACTTGGCCTCGGTATCGTAGCCGTGCTGATTTCCATGGCTGCGCAGGACGTGGTTGTCGCCCTCACCATCGCCTACGACATCCTGGTAGGTGGCCTCCTGGTGGCAATCCTGGGCGGCCTGGTGTGGAAGCGCGGCACGGGCATCGCCGCCGCGTGGTCCATGGCAGTGGGCTCGGTGCTGACGCTTGTCCTGCTGATCTTCTTCGCCGTTGGAGTCATTCCCAGCGCTGACGGCGTCTACGCCAACGAGCCGATCTACTTCGGCCTCGCGGCTTCCTTCATCGCCTACGTAGTGATCTCGCTGCTCACCCCGCCCACGGATCCCGCGGTTCGCGAGGCATGGGACAAGCGCGTCGCAGGTGCTGTCTCGGAAGAGCTGCCGCCGGAGGCCCACCCGGTCAGCAGCCACAAGTAA
- a CDS encoding helix-turn-helix domain-containing protein, whose translation MKALPVEPSNVPVAIGSRIRAARQAQRLTIEQVADATGLTKGFLSRVERDLTSPSVASLVTLCQVLSVSVGDLFAAPETHLTKRDDGPRISLGGQGIVERLLTARSERRLQILQATIEPRGRGENELYAVDCDVDVLHVVKGRIKLILTNEEYDLEEGDTLSFPGREPHTWINPTDETVEVLWVLVPAASR comes from the coding sequence ATGAAGGCTCTACCCGTTGAACCGAGCAATGTTCCCGTTGCCATCGGTTCCAGAATCCGCGCAGCCCGGCAGGCGCAGCGCCTCACCATCGAGCAAGTGGCGGACGCTACCGGGCTGACCAAGGGCTTCCTCAGCCGTGTGGAGCGAGACCTGACATCGCCGTCGGTCGCTTCCTTGGTCACCCTGTGCCAGGTCCTGTCGGTATCGGTGGGGGACTTGTTCGCAGCCCCGGAGACGCACTTGACCAAGCGCGACGACGGTCCCCGCATCTCCCTGGGTGGCCAGGGCATAGTGGAGCGCTTACTGACCGCCCGCTCGGAGCGGCGGCTCCAGATCCTGCAAGCAACCATCGAGCCCCGGGGCCGCGGTGAAAACGAGCTTTACGCCGTGGACTGCGACGTAGACGTCCTGCACGTGGTCAAGGGCAGGATCAAGCTCATCCTGACCAATGAGGAGTACGACCTCGAAGAGGGGGACACCCTCTCCTTCCCGGGGCGCGAGCCGCATACCTGGATCAACCCCACGGACGAAACCGTCGAGGTGCTCTGGGTGCTGGTTCCAGCGGCCAGCCGCTAG
- a CDS encoding MBL fold metallo-hydrolase, protein MTLTSSLKPHIVTLGTAGGPRWWAAAETGERTGIATAVVVGEAFYLVDFGQGAGRRLSQSGLELKDLRALFITHLHSDHVYDLAGLGIFGLYALADRTDNPVRIIGPGNRGELPPVSPRAVVEPLPLAPENPTPGTRQMFEQLMAAHATDLNDRILDSLRPSPLEIFKAEDLRIPVETGYHPNSNPTPDMEPFEVYRDELVTVTAILVEHPPVAPAFAFRFETAEGSVTISGDTAYTQNMITLAQDTDLLLHEAIDFAWVESLYADKTDDGSRAARDHHYKSHTSVREAAKLAEAAGAGHLALHHLVPGSASASVWHEAAEHFTGKFTVPNDLDVIPFARQR, encoded by the coding sequence GTGACACTGACGTCATCCCTGAAACCGCACATCGTCACCCTGGGGACCGCCGGCGGCCCCAGATGGTGGGCGGCAGCCGAAACCGGCGAGCGCACGGGAATCGCCACTGCCGTGGTGGTGGGAGAGGCCTTCTACCTGGTGGATTTCGGCCAAGGCGCCGGACGCAGGCTCAGCCAGTCAGGCCTGGAACTCAAGGATTTGAGGGCGCTCTTCATCACCCACCTCCATTCGGACCATGTCTATGATCTGGCCGGCCTGGGCATCTTTGGCCTGTACGCCCTTGCTGATCGCACCGATAATCCGGTCAGGATCATTGGCCCGGGCAACCGGGGTGAGCTTCCCCCGGTGTCGCCGCGCGCCGTCGTCGAGCCTCTTCCGCTGGCGCCGGAGAATCCGACGCCGGGTACCCGGCAGATGTTCGAGCAACTCATGGCCGCCCACGCTACGGACCTCAATGACCGCATCCTGGACAGCCTCCGGCCCAGCCCCTTGGAAATCTTCAAGGCCGAAGATCTCCGGATACCAGTCGAAACCGGGTACCACCCCAACAGCAATCCAACGCCGGACATGGAGCCGTTCGAGGTCTACCGGGATGAGCTTGTCACCGTGACCGCCATCCTGGTGGAGCACCCGCCGGTTGCTCCGGCGTTCGCCTTCCGCTTCGAGACTGCCGAGGGCTCCGTGACGATTTCCGGCGATACCGCCTACACGCAAAACATGATCACCCTGGCCCAGGACACGGACCTCCTGTTGCATGAGGCCATCGACTTCGCGTGGGTGGAATCGCTGTATGCGGACAAGACCGACGATGGCAGCCGGGCCGCGCGGGACCACCATTACAAGTCCCACACCAGCGTCCGCGAGGCAGCGAAACTGGCCGAAGCCGCCGGTGCCGGGCACCTGGCCCTGCATCACCTCGTTCCGGGCTCGGCCTCCGCATCTGTCTGGCACGAGGCCGCAGAACACTTCACGGGAAAGTTCACCGTCCCCAACGATCTCGACGTCATTCCGTTCGCCCGTCAACGCTGA
- a CDS encoding MarR family winged helix-turn-helix transcriptional regulator translates to MSVGSATATDLVHQIFDLQRTLRCVVTAHMARVPDVGMAVQGVMRFIGEGETRATHLATRLGVSAPVLSRHITELEELGFVVRRPDPADGRAQLLALTDRGAAKLHEFEEQRSVRLRDYLADWSEADALEASQVINKLTESLKDSIRATAAGSITTNQTA, encoded by the coding sequence ATGTCCGTCGGTTCTGCCACAGCGACCGATCTTGTGCATCAAATCTTCGACCTCCAGCGCACTCTGCGCTGTGTGGTGACCGCCCACATGGCCCGCGTTCCCGACGTCGGAATGGCAGTCCAGGGCGTCATGCGGTTCATCGGCGAGGGGGAGACCCGCGCTACGCACCTGGCCACGCGCCTGGGCGTCAGCGCCCCGGTGCTCAGCCGGCACATCACCGAGCTGGAAGAGCTTGGCTTCGTGGTCAGGCGGCCCGATCCAGCGGACGGAAGGGCCCAACTCCTCGCCCTCACGGACAGGGGCGCGGCGAAGCTGCACGAATTCGAAGAACAACGCAGCGTGAGACTGCGGGATTACCTGGCGGATTGGAGCGAGGCAGACGCCCTCGAGGCCTCCCAGGTCATCAACAAACTCACGGAGTCCCTCAAGGACTCAATCCGGGCAACGGCGGCCGGCTCCATCACAACAAACCAGACAGCTTAG
- a CDS encoding LysR family transcriptional regulator encodes MAEFTLRQLEYFVAVLDHGSLTKAASESNISQAAASMAIAQLEKSLGLDLLIRTRAKRVEPTPAGLELGVRARRILGETADLQAGALMRSHEEMRGRVSIGCMVAISPRVIPELIGYFAEKWPEVELDFVEGAAEDLQKAVGEGELDLAFVYSLQVVPGVDVVKVVESRPQFMLAASHPLAGRASLRFADLASEDVILFNVPPSAERVTAMFLSAGIEPKVRWKSVVAQTIRGVVASGRAISVTHAWPGVAPVYADAKVALVPIEDDLPESWLVAAVPPGITRPRRVDEVIKAAIHLAR; translated from the coding sequence ATGGCCGAGTTCACCCTGCGCCAGCTCGAGTATTTTGTGGCCGTGCTCGATCATGGCTCCCTCACCAAAGCTGCGAGCGAAAGCAACATCTCCCAGGCCGCTGCCTCAATGGCAATCGCCCAATTGGAAAAAAGCCTCGGCCTGGACCTGCTCATCCGGACCCGCGCCAAGAGGGTGGAGCCCACGCCGGCGGGACTTGAACTCGGCGTCCGTGCCCGGCGAATCCTCGGGGAAACGGCGGATCTGCAGGCCGGGGCACTGATGCGGTCCCATGAAGAGATGCGCGGCCGGGTGTCCATCGGCTGCATGGTGGCCATTTCGCCCCGGGTGATCCCGGAACTCATCGGCTATTTCGCGGAGAAGTGGCCCGAGGTGGAGCTCGACTTTGTGGAGGGCGCTGCCGAAGACCTGCAGAAGGCGGTGGGGGAGGGTGAACTGGACCTCGCGTTTGTCTACTCCCTTCAGGTGGTGCCGGGCGTGGATGTGGTCAAGGTGGTGGAGTCGCGTCCGCAGTTCATGCTGGCCGCGAGCCACCCCCTGGCGGGAAGGGCATCGCTACGCTTCGCCGACCTCGCCAGCGAGGATGTCATCCTCTTCAACGTGCCGCCCAGTGCCGAGCGCGTCACGGCCATGTTCCTCTCGGCGGGCATTGAGCCGAAGGTCCGCTGGAAAAGCGTGGTGGCGCAGACCATCCGCGGCGTGGTGGCCAGCGGAAGGGCTATCTCCGTCACTCACGCGTGGCCGGGGGTCGCGCCTGTTTACGCGGACGCCAAAGTTGCCCTGGTGCCCATTGAAGACGATCTCCCTGAGAGTTGGCTCGTCGCTGCCGTGCCCCCGGGGATCACGCGGCCACGCAGGGTAGATGAGGTCATCAAGGCAGCGATCCACCTGGCCCGGTAA